Genomic segment of bacterium:
GTCAGCACCAAGATTAGAAAATTTTGATTATATTGGTTATGCTGCTTATTCAATCACAATATGTTGTAATTTTAAACATAACTATTTTGAATCAGATAAAACAGTCCATGAATGTATAAATATATTAAAAGAGATTGCAGAAAAATATCAATTCAAGATTTATTTATATACATTTATGCCCGACCATTTGCACTTATGTGTTATTGGTGATTCTGAAAATGCAAATTTACAAAAGATGATTAAGATATTTAAACAGAAATGTGGATTCTGGTTTAAAAA
This window contains:
- a CDS encoding transposase encodes the protein MSAPRLENFDYIGYAAYSITICCNFKHNYFESDKTVHECINILKEIAEKYQFKIYLYTFMPDHLHLCVIGDSENANLQKMIKIFKQKCGFWFKKEYNKQLFQQGYYDHIIRKEEGIENVMKYIANNPVRKELCKNFEDYRFTGSFEFDVNKIFM